The Corvus hawaiiensis isolate bCorHaw1 chromosome 2, bCorHaw1.pri.cur, whole genome shotgun sequence genome includes a window with the following:
- the CD47 gene encoding leukocyte surface antigen CD47 isoform X4 — translation MWLLAVSVLLGALRAGSAQLSLVGTGVIEKNDCNETVVLPCYVTNLKENNENLMLVTWKKQGDIIFSYHGGKKEFNINPSFSSARLLSQPDLIKGVASLVLSSAQATVGNYSCEVIESNSVGEIKMELRNSSVVSCSGETPEERCGSWFLLVERAVIISLMSLLVVLCAAQLSVIGLKYEIESQRKVCSIVALVIFAVVAGVGAALFVQDGYTVQSQAGLGLTVIPAVILVPLQYVMFGIVFDSLPQATLALIGLKLLGYIIAVVGFALCVPACPQLHGSVLIAGLAIMAIASLLSLAYVFIMGSRMKDHPRPGMQKE, via the exons ATGTGGCTGCTGGCCGTCTCCGTGCTGCTCGGCGCTTTGCGCGCAG gTTCTGCCCAGTTGTCACTTGTTGGGACAGGTGTTATAGAAAAAAATGACTGTAATGAAACTGTAGTTTTACCTTGTTACGTGACTAATTTGAAGGAGAACAATGAGAATTTGATGCTTGTTACATGGAAAAAGCAAGGagatataattttttcttatcatggaggaaaaaaggagtttAATATTAATCCATCGTTTTCATCTGCAAGATTGTTATCCCAGCCGGATTTAATCAAGGGTGTGGCCTCACTGGTGCTCAGCAGTGCACAAGCAACTGTTGGAAATTACAGCTGTGAAGTAATAGAATCGAACAGCgtaggagaaataaaaatggaactTAGAAACAGCTCAG TTGTCAGTTGCAGCGGTGAAACACCAGAGGAAAGATGCG GATCATGGTTCCTTCTAGTGGAAAGGGCTGTCATCATATCATTGATGAGCTTACTTGTTGTTTTGTGTGCAGCTCAGTTAAGTGTTATTG GATTAAAGTATGAAATTGAATCTCAGAGGAAAGTGTGCAGTATTGTAGCACTTGTCATCTTTGCAGTTGTAGCTGGTGTAGGCGCTGCTCTTTTTGTCCAAG ATGGCTATACTGTACAGAGTCAAGCTGGTCTTGGCCTAACTGTAATCCCTGCGGTGATTTTGGTACCACTTCAGTACGTCATGTTTGGAATTG TTTTTGACAGTCTACCGCAGGCAACGTTGGCTCTGATAGGTTTGAAACTTCTTGGATATATAATTGCTGTGGTTGGTTTTGCACTGTGTGTCCCAG CCTGTCCTCAGTTACATGGGTCTGTTCTGATTGCTGGCTTAGCTATTATGGCTATTGCAAGTTTGCTTAGTCTGGCTTACGTGTTTATTATGG gTTCCAGAATGAAAGATCATCCTCGTCCGGGG atGCAAAAGGAGTGA
- the CD47 gene encoding leukocyte surface antigen CD47 isoform X5 has translation MWLLAVSVLLGALRAGSAQLSLVGTGVIEKNDCNETVVLPCYVTNLKENNENLMLVTWKKQGDIIFSYHGGKKEFNINPSFSSARLLSQPDLIKGVASLVLSSAQATVGNYSCEVIESNSVGEIKMELRNSSGSWFLLVERAVIISLMSLLVVLCAAQLSVIGLKYEIESQRKVCSIVALVIFAVVAGVGAALFVQDGYTVQSQAGLGLTVIPAVILVPLQYVMFGIVFDSLPQATLALIGLKLLGYIIAVVGFALCVPACPQLHGSVLIAGLAIMAIASLLSLAYVFIMGSRMKDHPRPGKAVEEPLNDAKGVMLE, from the exons ATGTGGCTGCTGGCCGTCTCCGTGCTGCTCGGCGCTTTGCGCGCAG gTTCTGCCCAGTTGTCACTTGTTGGGACAGGTGTTATAGAAAAAAATGACTGTAATGAAACTGTAGTTTTACCTTGTTACGTGACTAATTTGAAGGAGAACAATGAGAATTTGATGCTTGTTACATGGAAAAAGCAAGGagatataattttttcttatcatggaggaaaaaaggagtttAATATTAATCCATCGTTTTCATCTGCAAGATTGTTATCCCAGCCGGATTTAATCAAGGGTGTGGCCTCACTGGTGCTCAGCAGTGCACAAGCAACTGTTGGAAATTACAGCTGTGAAGTAATAGAATCGAACAGCgtaggagaaataaaaatggaactTAGAAACAGCTCAG GATCATGGTTCCTTCTAGTGGAAAGGGCTGTCATCATATCATTGATGAGCTTACTTGTTGTTTTGTGTGCAGCTCAGTTAAGTGTTATTG GATTAAAGTATGAAATTGAATCTCAGAGGAAAGTGTGCAGTATTGTAGCACTTGTCATCTTTGCAGTTGTAGCTGGTGTAGGCGCTGCTCTTTTTGTCCAAG ATGGCTATACTGTACAGAGTCAAGCTGGTCTTGGCCTAACTGTAATCCCTGCGGTGATTTTGGTACCACTTCAGTACGTCATGTTTGGAATTG TTTTTGACAGTCTACCGCAGGCAACGTTGGCTCTGATAGGTTTGAAACTTCTTGGATATATAATTGCTGTGGTTGGTTTTGCACTGTGTGTCCCAG CCTGTCCTCAGTTACATGGGTCTGTTCTGATTGCTGGCTTAGCTATTATGGCTATTGCAAGTTTGCTTAGTCTGGCTTACGTGTTTATTATGG gTTCCAGAATGAAAGATCATCCTCGTCCGGGG AAAGCTGTAGAAGAACCACTAAATG atGCAAAAGGAGTGATGTTAGAATGA
- the CD47 gene encoding leukocyte surface antigen CD47 isoform X6 has protein sequence MWLLAVSVLLGALRAGSAQLSLVGTGVIEKNDCNETVVLPCYVTNLKENNENLMLVTWKKQGDIIFSYHGGKKEFNINPSFSSARLLSQPDLIKGVASLVLSSAQATVGNYSCEVIESNSVGEIKMELRNSSVVSCSGETPEERCGSWFLLVERAVIISLMSLLVVLCAAQLSVIGLKYEIESQRKVCSIVALVIFAVVAGVGAALFVQDGYTVQSQAGLGLTVIPAVILVPLQYVMFGIVFDSLPQATLALIGLKLLGYIIAVVGFALCVPACPQLHGSVLIAGLAIMAIASLLSLAYVFIMELQSYVMRI, from the exons ATGTGGCTGCTGGCCGTCTCCGTGCTGCTCGGCGCTTTGCGCGCAG gTTCTGCCCAGTTGTCACTTGTTGGGACAGGTGTTATAGAAAAAAATGACTGTAATGAAACTGTAGTTTTACCTTGTTACGTGACTAATTTGAAGGAGAACAATGAGAATTTGATGCTTGTTACATGGAAAAAGCAAGGagatataattttttcttatcatggaggaaaaaaggagtttAATATTAATCCATCGTTTTCATCTGCAAGATTGTTATCCCAGCCGGATTTAATCAAGGGTGTGGCCTCACTGGTGCTCAGCAGTGCACAAGCAACTGTTGGAAATTACAGCTGTGAAGTAATAGAATCGAACAGCgtaggagaaataaaaatggaactTAGAAACAGCTCAG TTGTCAGTTGCAGCGGTGAAACACCAGAGGAAAGATGCG GATCATGGTTCCTTCTAGTGGAAAGGGCTGTCATCATATCATTGATGAGCTTACTTGTTGTTTTGTGTGCAGCTCAGTTAAGTGTTATTG GATTAAAGTATGAAATTGAATCTCAGAGGAAAGTGTGCAGTATTGTAGCACTTGTCATCTTTGCAGTTGTAGCTGGTGTAGGCGCTGCTCTTTTTGTCCAAG ATGGCTATACTGTACAGAGTCAAGCTGGTCTTGGCCTAACTGTAATCCCTGCGGTGATTTTGGTACCACTTCAGTACGTCATGTTTGGAATTG TTTTTGACAGTCTACCGCAGGCAACGTTGGCTCTGATAGGTTTGAAACTTCTTGGATATATAATTGCTGTGGTTGGTTTTGCACTGTGTGTCCCAG CCTGTCCTCAGTTACATGGGTCTGTTCTGATTGCTGGCTTAGCTATTATGGCTATTGCAAGTTTGCTTAGTCTGGCTTACGTGTTTATTATGG AACTGCAGAGCTATGTGATGCGTATATAA
- the CD47 gene encoding leukocyte surface antigen CD47 isoform X2, with protein sequence MWLLAVSVLLGALRAGSAQLSLVGTGVIEKNDCNETVVLPCYVTNLKENNENLMLVTWKKQGDIIFSYHGGKKEFNINPSFSSARLLSQPDLIKGVASLVLSSAQATVGNYSCEVIESNSVGEIKMELRNSSVVSCSGETPEERCGSWFLLVERAVIISLMSLLVVLCAAQLSVIGLKYEIESQRKVCSIVALVIFAVVAGVGAALFVQDGYTVQSQAGLGLTVIPAVILVPLQYVMFGIVFDSLPQATLALIGLKLLGYIIAVVGFALCVPACPQLHGSVLIAGLAIMAIASLLSLAYVFIMGSRMKDHPRPGNHYLLYMSIRVI encoded by the exons ATGTGGCTGCTGGCCGTCTCCGTGCTGCTCGGCGCTTTGCGCGCAG gTTCTGCCCAGTTGTCACTTGTTGGGACAGGTGTTATAGAAAAAAATGACTGTAATGAAACTGTAGTTTTACCTTGTTACGTGACTAATTTGAAGGAGAACAATGAGAATTTGATGCTTGTTACATGGAAAAAGCAAGGagatataattttttcttatcatggaggaaaaaaggagtttAATATTAATCCATCGTTTTCATCTGCAAGATTGTTATCCCAGCCGGATTTAATCAAGGGTGTGGCCTCACTGGTGCTCAGCAGTGCACAAGCAACTGTTGGAAATTACAGCTGTGAAGTAATAGAATCGAACAGCgtaggagaaataaaaatggaactTAGAAACAGCTCAG TTGTCAGTTGCAGCGGTGAAACACCAGAGGAAAGATGCG GATCATGGTTCCTTCTAGTGGAAAGGGCTGTCATCATATCATTGATGAGCTTACTTGTTGTTTTGTGTGCAGCTCAGTTAAGTGTTATTG GATTAAAGTATGAAATTGAATCTCAGAGGAAAGTGTGCAGTATTGTAGCACTTGTCATCTTTGCAGTTGTAGCTGGTGTAGGCGCTGCTCTTTTTGTCCAAG ATGGCTATACTGTACAGAGTCAAGCTGGTCTTGGCCTAACTGTAATCCCTGCGGTGATTTTGGTACCACTTCAGTACGTCATGTTTGGAATTG TTTTTGACAGTCTACCGCAGGCAACGTTGGCTCTGATAGGTTTGAAACTTCTTGGATATATAATTGCTGTGGTTGGTTTTGCACTGTGTGTCCCAG CCTGTCCTCAGTTACATGGGTCTGTTCTGATTGCTGGCTTAGCTATTATGGCTATTGCAAGTTTGCTTAGTCTGGCTTACGTGTTTATTATGG gTTCCAGAATGAAAGATCATCCTCGTCCGGGG aATCACTACTTACTGTATATGTCAATTAGAGTAATTTAA
- the CD47 gene encoding leukocyte surface antigen CD47 isoform X3, producing the protein MWLLAVSVLLGALRAGSAQLSLVGTGVIEKNDCNETVVLPCYVTNLKENNENLMLVTWKKQGDIIFSYHGGKKEFNINPSFSSARLLSQPDLIKGVASLVLSSAQATVGNYSCEVIESNSVGEIKMELRNSSVVSCSGETPEERCGSWFLLVERAVIISLMSLLVVLCAAQLSVIGLKYEIESQRKVCSIVALVIFAVVAGVGAALFVQDGYTVQSQAGLGLTVIPAVILVPLQYVMFGIVFDSLPQATLALIGLKLLGYIIAVVGFALCVPACPQLHGSVLIAGLAIMAIASLLSLAYVFIMGSRMKDHPRPGNCRAM; encoded by the exons ATGTGGCTGCTGGCCGTCTCCGTGCTGCTCGGCGCTTTGCGCGCAG gTTCTGCCCAGTTGTCACTTGTTGGGACAGGTGTTATAGAAAAAAATGACTGTAATGAAACTGTAGTTTTACCTTGTTACGTGACTAATTTGAAGGAGAACAATGAGAATTTGATGCTTGTTACATGGAAAAAGCAAGGagatataattttttcttatcatggaggaaaaaaggagtttAATATTAATCCATCGTTTTCATCTGCAAGATTGTTATCCCAGCCGGATTTAATCAAGGGTGTGGCCTCACTGGTGCTCAGCAGTGCACAAGCAACTGTTGGAAATTACAGCTGTGAAGTAATAGAATCGAACAGCgtaggagaaataaaaatggaactTAGAAACAGCTCAG TTGTCAGTTGCAGCGGTGAAACACCAGAGGAAAGATGCG GATCATGGTTCCTTCTAGTGGAAAGGGCTGTCATCATATCATTGATGAGCTTACTTGTTGTTTTGTGTGCAGCTCAGTTAAGTGTTATTG GATTAAAGTATGAAATTGAATCTCAGAGGAAAGTGTGCAGTATTGTAGCACTTGTCATCTTTGCAGTTGTAGCTGGTGTAGGCGCTGCTCTTTTTGTCCAAG ATGGCTATACTGTACAGAGTCAAGCTGGTCTTGGCCTAACTGTAATCCCTGCGGTGATTTTGGTACCACTTCAGTACGTCATGTTTGGAATTG TTTTTGACAGTCTACCGCAGGCAACGTTGGCTCTGATAGGTTTGAAACTTCTTGGATATATAATTGCTGTGGTTGGTTTTGCACTGTGTGTCCCAG CCTGTCCTCAGTTACATGGGTCTGTTCTGATTGCTGGCTTAGCTATTATGGCTATTGCAAGTTTGCTTAGTCTGGCTTACGTGTTTATTATGG gTTCCAGAATGAAAGATCATCCTCGTCCGGGG AACTGCAGAGCTATGTGA
- the CD47 gene encoding leukocyte surface antigen CD47 isoform X1, whose translation MWLLAVSVLLGALRAGSAQLSLVGTGVIEKNDCNETVVLPCYVTNLKENNENLMLVTWKKQGDIIFSYHGGKKEFNINPSFSSARLLSQPDLIKGVASLVLSSAQATVGNYSCEVIESNSVGEIKMELRNSSVVSCSGETPEERCGSWFLLVERAVIISLMSLLVVLCAAQLSVIGLKYEIESQRKVCSIVALVIFAVVAGVGAALFVQDGYTVQSQAGLGLTVIPAVILVPLQYVMFGIVFDSLPQATLALIGLKLLGYIIAVVGFALCVPACPQLHGSVLIAGLAIMAIASLLSLAYVFIMGSRMKDHPRPGKAVEEPLNDAKGVMLE comes from the exons ATGTGGCTGCTGGCCGTCTCCGTGCTGCTCGGCGCTTTGCGCGCAG gTTCTGCCCAGTTGTCACTTGTTGGGACAGGTGTTATAGAAAAAAATGACTGTAATGAAACTGTAGTTTTACCTTGTTACGTGACTAATTTGAAGGAGAACAATGAGAATTTGATGCTTGTTACATGGAAAAAGCAAGGagatataattttttcttatcatggaggaaaaaaggagtttAATATTAATCCATCGTTTTCATCTGCAAGATTGTTATCCCAGCCGGATTTAATCAAGGGTGTGGCCTCACTGGTGCTCAGCAGTGCACAAGCAACTGTTGGAAATTACAGCTGTGAAGTAATAGAATCGAACAGCgtaggagaaataaaaatggaactTAGAAACAGCTCAG TTGTCAGTTGCAGCGGTGAAACACCAGAGGAAAGATGCG GATCATGGTTCCTTCTAGTGGAAAGGGCTGTCATCATATCATTGATGAGCTTACTTGTTGTTTTGTGTGCAGCTCAGTTAAGTGTTATTG GATTAAAGTATGAAATTGAATCTCAGAGGAAAGTGTGCAGTATTGTAGCACTTGTCATCTTTGCAGTTGTAGCTGGTGTAGGCGCTGCTCTTTTTGTCCAAG ATGGCTATACTGTACAGAGTCAAGCTGGTCTTGGCCTAACTGTAATCCCTGCGGTGATTTTGGTACCACTTCAGTACGTCATGTTTGGAATTG TTTTTGACAGTCTACCGCAGGCAACGTTGGCTCTGATAGGTTTGAAACTTCTTGGATATATAATTGCTGTGGTTGGTTTTGCACTGTGTGTCCCAG CCTGTCCTCAGTTACATGGGTCTGTTCTGATTGCTGGCTTAGCTATTATGGCTATTGCAAGTTTGCTTAGTCTGGCTTACGTGTTTATTATGG gTTCCAGAATGAAAGATCATCCTCGTCCGGGG AAAGCTGTAGAAGAACCACTAAATG atGCAAAAGGAGTGATGTTAGAATGA